A stretch of the Myxosarcina sp. GI1 genome encodes the following:
- a CDS encoding DUF1830 domain-containing protein → MAQILDSLPQGEDNILCCYVNSTSRIQVARITNIPNWYFERVVFPGQRLVFEALASALLEIHSGMMASAILSDTIPCTRLLVQEQRRESSHNSSTAAIENKNSNHSFKNESTVENDTLHYQTTV, encoded by the coding sequence ATGGCTCAAATACTAGATTCCTTACCTCAAGGAGAAGACAATATTCTTTGCTGCTACGTCAACTCAACTAGCCGCATTCAGGTGGCTCGCATTACAAATATACCAAATTGGTACTTTGAACGAGTAGTTTTTCCAGGTCAGAGGCTGGTATTTGAGGCTCTGGCTTCTGCTTTGTTAGAAATACACTCAGGAATGATGGCAAGTGCAATTCTTTCTGATACAATACCATGCACCAGGCTCTTAGTACAAGAGCAGCGTCGTGAATCATCTCACAATAGCTCGACTGCCGCTATTGAAAACAAGAATTCCAACCATAGCTTCAAAAACGAATCAACTGTAGAAAACGATACACTTCATTATCAGACTACCGTTTAA
- a CDS encoding DUF4079 domain-containing protein, whose amino-acid sequence MDLPSFLWLWKIAAWSMGGAILAYSLLLFSGSWLFYSRASKIGRPLWLGTVHWWLGVVIVFLVLLLLAIGVVGTVGYYGSLGHSNHLWAGIFVVGLVLLSAWSAMQIEAGASWARSLHISSNLVLFIGLVWVSLTGWEVVQKYL is encoded by the coding sequence TTGGACTTACCTTCGTTTTTATGGCTGTGGAAAATTGCCGCCTGGTCTATGGGTGGTGCGATTTTAGCCTATAGCTTACTACTGTTTTCTGGCAGTTGGTTGTTTTACAGTCGAGCCTCAAAAATTGGTCGTCCTTTATGGCTGGGTACAGTTCACTGGTGGCTGGGAGTAGTCATAGTCTTTCTGGTGCTGTTACTACTAGCAATTGGAGTGGTTGGTACTGTTGGTTACTATGGCAGTCTGGGACATTCTAATCATTTATGGGCGGGAATATTTGTAGTAGGTTTAGTCTTGCTATCTGCCTGGAGTGCGATGCAGATTGAGGCAGGAGCTAGCTGGGCGCGATCGCTCCACATTAGCAGCAATTTAGTGTTATTTATCGGCTTGGTTTGGGTTTCTCTTACTGGCTGGGAAGTAGTGCAAAAATATTTATAG
- a CDS encoding DNA cytosine methyltransferase gives MVERPIAVDLFAGVGGFSLGFEQAGFDIKLAVEIDPVHAAVHKYNFPACAVIPRSITELTGGELRTRSGIGDRPIDLVCGGAPCQGYSLIGKRALDDPRNYLVKDFFRIVIELQPAYFVFENVKGFTLGRHKYFLEELIAAFESYGYSIRKPWKVLNAAHYGVPQKRERLFLLGSKKGLPLPQYPKPLTKLSSNCCDRLVDLPLTPTCKEALDDLPELESFEDLLYGDCVETATWGQLSSYGQRIRCLSDDSWYFAYKRRWNPNLLTSSRRTNHSANSRNRFQATAAGKIEPISRFFKLHPDRVANTLRAGTDAKRGAHTSPRPIHYSSPRCISVREMARLHGFWDCFQFHATKWHGARQIGNSVPPPVARAIGVEIMKCLDITPSIPNDVLDLGDRKLLTMNMKQAAKYWQILCNY, from the coding sequence ATGGTAGAAAGACCGATCGCCGTCGATCTATTTGCAGGTGTAGGTGGTTTTAGCCTGGGTTTCGAGCAGGCTGGCTTCGATATTAAACTGGCTGTAGAAATCGATCCAGTTCATGCAGCCGTTCACAAATATAATTTTCCTGCCTGTGCGGTAATACCTCGTTCGATAACTGAGTTAACGGGAGGTGAGCTTCGTACCCGTTCTGGTATTGGCGATCGCCCAATAGATTTAGTTTGTGGTGGTGCGCCCTGTCAGGGCTATTCTTTAATTGGCAAACGTGCTTTAGACGATCCGAGAAATTATTTGGTCAAAGATTTTTTCAGAATAGTTATCGAACTTCAGCCTGCTTATTTTGTGTTTGAAAACGTTAAAGGTTTTACTTTAGGCAGACATAAATATTTTTTAGAAGAATTAATTGCCGCTTTCGAGTCATACGGCTACTCTATTCGTAAACCATGGAAGGTTCTCAATGCCGCTCATTACGGAGTGCCACAAAAGCGAGAAAGATTATTTTTACTTGGTTCTAAAAAGGGATTGCCCCTGCCTCAATATCCCAAGCCATTGACAAAACTATCTAGTAACTGCTGCGATCGGCTAGTTGACTTACCTCTCACACCTACTTGCAAAGAAGCTCTCGACGATCTGCCAGAACTAGAAAGCTTTGAAGATTTACTATATGGCGACTGTGTAGAAACGGCGACTTGGGGACAATTAAGCAGTTACGGGCAAAGAATAAGATGTTTGAGCGATGATTCCTGGTATTTTGCCTATAAACGACGTTGGAACCCAAATTTATTAACTAGTAGCCGTAGAACCAATCATTCTGCTAATTCACGTAATAGATTTCAGGCAACGGCAGCAGGTAAAATAGAGCCGATCTCCCGCTTTTTCAAACTTCATCCCGATCGCGTAGCCAATACCCTGAGAGCGGGAACGGATGCCAAACGCGGCGCACATACCAGCCCTCGTCCAATTCACTATAGTAGTCCTCGCTGTATTTCTGTCAGAGAAATGGCAAGACTTCATGGTTTTTGGGATTGTTTTCAGTTTCACGCTACCAAATGGCATGGAGCCAGGCAGATAGGTAATTCGGTGCCGCCTCCAGTAGCCAGGGCAATTGGGGTCGAAATTATGAAATGTTTGGATATTACCCCCAGCATTCCTAATGATGTCTTGGATTTGGGCGATCGCAAACTATTGACAATGAATATGAAACAAGCAGCTAAATATTGGCAAATTTTGTGTAACTATTAA
- the ispG gene encoding (E)-4-hydroxy-3-methylbut-2-enyl-diphosphate synthase, whose translation MQTLDNPNLASTPAAFDTTIHRRKTRPVKVGDITIGGNNPVVVQSMINEDTLDIDASVAAIRRLHEIGCEIVRVTVPSMAHAKALATIKQKLKQTYQNVPLVADVHHNGMKIALEVAKHVDKVRINPGLYVFEKPKGDRTEYSKTEFEEIGDKIKATLEPLVVSLRDQNKAMRIGVNHGSLAERMLFTYGDTPEGMVESALEFIQICQSLDFYNIVISLKASRVPVMLAAYRLMVKRMNELGMDYPLHLGVTEAGDGEYGRIKSTAGIGTLLAQGIGDTIRVSLTESPEKEIPVCYSILQALGLRKTMVEYVACPSCGRTLFNLEDVLHEVREATKHLTGLDIAVMGCIVNGPGEMADADYGYVGKQPGYISLYRGREEIKKVPEDRGVEELINLIKADGRWNDPE comes from the coding sequence ATGCAAACACTGGATAATCCCAATCTCGCTAGCACTCCAGCAGCGTTTGACACTACAATTCATCGACGCAAAACTCGTCCTGTAAAGGTAGGAGACATTACCATTGGCGGTAACAATCCCGTAGTGGTTCAGTCGATGATCAATGAAGATACGTTAGATATTGATGCTTCTGTGGCTGCAATTCGCCGTCTGCATGAAATTGGCTGTGAAATCGTGCGGGTAACTGTGCCGAGTATGGCACACGCTAAAGCTCTAGCTACCATCAAACAAAAGCTGAAGCAAACCTACCAAAATGTTCCTCTAGTTGCCGACGTGCATCACAACGGCATGAAAATTGCTTTAGAAGTTGCCAAGCACGTTGATAAAGTACGGATTAATCCAGGATTATACGTCTTTGAAAAACCCAAGGGCGATCGCACCGAGTATAGCAAGACAGAATTTGAAGAAATTGGCGATAAAATCAAAGCAACCCTCGAACCGTTGGTTGTTTCCCTCCGCGATCAAAATAAGGCAATGCGAATCGGGGTCAATCATGGTTCTCTCGCCGAACGAATGCTGTTTACCTACGGCGACACCCCAGAAGGGATGGTGGAGTCGGCATTAGAGTTTATCCAAATTTGCCAATCTTTAGATTTTTATAATATAGTTATTTCTCTTAAAGCTTCTCGCGTTCCCGTAATGCTGGCAGCATATCGCCTGATGGTCAAACGGATGAATGAATTGGGTATGGATTATCCCCTACATTTGGGAGTTACTGAAGCGGGTGATGGGGAATACGGCAGAATTAAATCTACAGCAGGAATTGGCACGTTACTAGCCCAGGGAATTGGCGATACCATTCGCGTCTCTCTTACCGAATCTCCCGAAAAAGAAATTCCCGTTTGCTACAGTATTTTGCAAGCTTTAGGACTGCGGAAAACGATGGTAGAATACGTCGCTTGTCCTTCCTGCGGACGCACATTGTTTAATTTAGAAGACGTTTTGCACGAGGTGCGTGAAGCAACCAAACACCTCACAGGTTTGGATATTGCCGTTATGGGTTGCATCGTCAATGGTCCTGGGGAAATGGCGGATGCTGACTATGGCTACGTGGGCAAGCAACCAGGATATATCTCACTGTATCGCGGTCGAGAAGAAATAAAAAAAGTTCCTGAAGATCGGGGTGTAGAAGAATTGATTAACTTGATTAAAGCCGACGGACGCTGGAACGATCCTGAATAA
- a CDS encoding type II toxin-antitoxin system VapC family toxin produces MRYLFDTDHISLLQRRSGIEFTRLTIRIGQYSSADFALSIVSFHEQVLGAHNFINRARTNIDTIRGYTLLLEILQGFASAPVLPFDAEASAIFDKFRGQRVRVSTMDLRIAAIAMSRNLVLLTRNVSDFSKVPELVTEDWTT; encoded by the coding sequence TTGAGGTATCTGTTCGACACCGACCACATTAGTTTGCTACAGCGTCGATCGGGGATAGAATTTACTCGTTTAACTATTCGGATAGGTCAATACTCCTCAGCAGATTTTGCTTTGTCTATTGTCAGTTTTCACGAGCAGGTGCTTGGTGCCCACAACTTCATTAACCGCGCTCGGACAAATATAGATACAATTCGCGGCTACACTCTACTATTAGAAATCCTTCAAGGATTTGCGTCAGCTCCTGTTTTGCCGTTTGATGCTGAAGCGAGCGCTATCTTTGATAAGTTTAGAGGGCAAAGAGTTCGAGTGTCTACGATGGATTTAAGAATTGCAGCGATCGCCATGTCTCGTAACTTAGTGTTGTTGACTCGTAACGTCAGCGATTTCAGCAAAGTTCCAGAATTAGTTACAGAAGATTGGACGACGTAA
- a CDS encoding orange carotenoid-binding protein → MPFTIESARNIFSNTMSADAVPATIARFNQLSAEDRLALIWFAYLEMGKSITVAAPGAASMQFAEPTLNEIKKMSFQEQSQVMCDLANNADTPICRTYATWSPNIKLGFWFQLGELMEKGVVAPIPKGYKLSANANAVLSTIQQLESGQQITVLRNCVVNMGFDSDKLGEYDRVSEPVAPPKDMSQRTEVAISGVTNPTVLKYMNLLNANDFDALIELFAPDGALQPPFRRPIVGKEAVLRFFREECQNLKLIPERGVSEPAEEGYTQIKVTGNVQTPWFGAGVGMNIAWRFLLNSENKIFFVAIDLLASPKELMNFAR, encoded by the coding sequence ATGCCATTTACCATTGAATCAGCACGTAACATCTTCTCTAACACGATGTCAGCCGATGCAGTACCCGCAACTATTGCCAGATTCAATCAATTGAGTGCTGAAGATCGCCTGGCACTCATCTGGTTTGCATATTTAGAGATGGGTAAAAGTATTACCGTAGCTGCGCCTGGGGCGGCAAGTATGCAGTTTGCCGAACCGACTCTCAACGAAATCAAAAAAATGAGTTTTCAAGAGCAATCTCAGGTAATGTGCGACCTTGCTAATAATGCTGATACTCCTATCTGTCGCACCTATGCTACCTGGTCGCCGAACATCAAGCTAGGTTTCTGGTTTCAGTTGGGAGAATTGATGGAAAAAGGAGTAGTCGCCCCTATTCCCAAAGGCTATAAGCTTTCTGCTAATGCTAATGCGGTATTATCTACAATTCAACAGTTAGAATCGGGGCAACAAATCACGGTTCTACGTAACTGTGTAGTAAACATGGGATTCGACTCCGACAAATTAGGTGAATACGACAGAGTTAGCGAACCAGTCGCGCCACCTAAAGATATGTCACAGCGCACTGAGGTTGCTATTTCGGGAGTCACCAATCCCACCGTTCTTAAATACATGAATCTTTTAAACGCTAATGATTTTGATGCTTTGATCGAATTATTCGCACCAGACGGTGCCTTACAGCCTCCTTTCCGTAGACCAATTGTCGGTAAAGAGGCAGTTCTCAGATTTTTTAGAGAAGAGTGTCAAAACCTCAAACTAATTCCCGAACGCGGTGTTTCCGAACCCGCAGAAGAAGGCTACACTCAAATTAAAGTTACTGGTAACGTGCAAACTCCCTGGTTTGGTGCTGGTGTTGGTATGAATATTGCTTGGAGATTTTTACTTAATTCGGAAAATAAAATTTTCTTTGTCGCGATCGATTTACTGGCATCTCCCAAAGAATTAATGAATTTCGCTCGCTAA
- a CDS encoding DUF6439 family protein produces MSPTTPRSKTDLLAELSEVELAQALASKSAIAHQDWHRLKGNRQAQAKQQLASALVFLIKGQPETALIHLKQALGWLEGSLASPPCPDRQKREKKNS; encoded by the coding sequence ATGTCTCCTACAACTCCCCGATCTAAAACCGATTTACTAGCAGAATTAAGTGAAGTAGAACTAGCTCAAGCTTTAGCCAGCAAAAGTGCGATCGCTCACCAAGATTGGCATCGCCTCAAAGGTAATCGTCAGGCACAGGCAAAACAACAGTTAGCTTCAGCATTAGTTTTTTTAATTAAGGGACAGCCAGAAACTGCCTTAATTCATTTGAAACAGGCTTTGGGTTGGCTAGAAGGTTCATTAGCTTCTCCTCCCTGTCCAGATCGGCAGAAAAGAGAGAAAAAAAATTCATAG
- a CDS encoding DUF938 domain-containing protein, protein MDAKKYAPATQRNREPILEVLLRVLPADGNILEIASGTGEHGVFFAPHFAPRLWIPSEYEPILKDSIIAWQQETSVDNLHPPLDIDARDSYWAIEDLDMAVKAIVNINMIHISPWQSCLGLLAGAGRILPSEGILYLYGPFKRHGEHTAPSNASFDEALRDRSKEWGVRNLEDVAKIARSSGLDLQEIVPMPANNFSVVFSKS, encoded by the coding sequence ATGGATGCAAAGAAATACGCACCTGCTACCCAACGCAACCGCGAACCAATTTTAGAAGTACTGTTGCGAGTTTTACCTGCCGACGGGAATATTTTAGAAATAGCCAGCGGTACGGGAGAACACGGGGTTTTCTTCGCGCCTCATTTTGCTCCCCGTCTCTGGATACCGAGTGAGTACGAACCCATACTAAAAGACAGTATTATTGCTTGGCAGCAGGAGACTAGTGTAGATAATTTACACCCTCCTTTAGATATCGATGCCAGGGATTCTTATTGGGCAATTGAAGATTTAGATATGGCAGTTAAGGCGATCGTTAATATTAATATGATTCATATTTCTCCCTGGCAGTCTTGTCTGGGATTGCTGGCAGGTGCGGGAAGAATTCTTCCTTCTGAAGGTATTCTTTATTTATACGGACCTTTTAAACGTCATGGCGAACATACAGCACCTAGTAATGCCAGTTTTGACGAAGCTTTACGCGATCGCAGTAAAGAATGGGGTGTAAGGAATTTAGAAGATGTGGCAAAAATTGCTAGATCGTCGGGTTTAGATTTACAAGAGATCGTACCAATGCCTGCTAATAACTTTTCAGTTGTTTTTAGTAAAAGTTAA
- a CDS encoding cAMP-binding protein, with amino-acid sequence MSDLTQDSKLALIESLTKNNFLFRGLDPNLLSDYLNSTPPILEKLYSNRPIFTAFRPDISLEYLYVTIEGGPIIVRSTPLDRIISITYAGSCFGMRNLPFSFGNVSRAFPSLVEAYKTADVAKIPLSVIRDLYDNSEMFRDRYGLLFELEEKFQYHLLNCSTYPPQAVAALLRALIYQERELGNQPQSNGNFCFDLPVDVIAKACQLNHRTVEQVIKGMKKVGLLKTSKSSDVSGDLIYVINPEELKEVYGATRDKVSWWPLR; translated from the coding sequence ATGAGCGATCTAACCCAAGACTCGAAACTTGCTTTAATTGAGTCTCTAACTAAAAACAATTTTTTGTTTCGAGGACTAGATCCTAATTTATTAAGCGACTACCTCAATTCAACTCCACCAATTTTAGAAAAGCTCTACTCCAATCGTCCAATTTTTACTGCTTTTCGCCCCGATATTTCACTCGAATATCTTTATGTCACCATTGAAGGCGGTCCAATTATCGTTCGCAGCACTCCTTTAGATCGCATTATTTCCATAACTTATGCAGGAAGCTGTTTTGGCATGCGTAATTTGCCTTTTAGTTTTGGCAATGTCTCCCGCGCCTTTCCCAGTCTAGTTGAAGCGTATAAAACAGCAGATGTAGCAAAGATTCCTTTATCAGTCATTCGAGATTTGTACGATAATAGCGAGATGTTTCGCGATCGCTACGGACTATTATTTGAACTAGAAGAAAAATTTCAGTACCACTTACTCAACTGCAGTACCTATCCTCCTCAAGCTGTAGCTGCACTGCTTAGAGCCTTAATCTATCAAGAACGGGAATTAGGCAATCAACCTCAGAGTAACGGTAATTTTTGCTTCGATTTACCCGTAGATGTAATTGCTAAAGCCTGTCAGTTAAATCATCGTACTGTAGAGCAGGTTATTAAGGGTATGAAGAAAGTTGGCTTGCTCAAAACCAGTAAATCATCAGACGTAAGCGGCGATTTGATTTACGTAATCAACCCCGAAGAATTAAAAGAAGTTTACGGCGCAACTCGCGATAAAGTTTCCTGGTGGCCATTACGTTAA
- a CDS encoding SLC13 family permease has protein sequence MEARRSLARSLAPRNKKQWLVLMFLGIAISIAIAAVPYLAQSSLAKLGWQGWLTIAITFSVFLLNAITSIPPEIVFLGGTAVLFTTGILEEEAALEGFSNSGMITVAVLYLVVTGLQQTGGLTWISQTILGLPKGQNKALLRLMAPVIGMSAFLNNTPVVAMFIPVVSDWSRKLKISPSKLMIPLSYAAIFGGICTLIGTSTNLVVNGLIISAGGASLKLFDIAWVGLPCALAGASFLFLTHRWLLPNRQPALDLNDDSSSVQYTTEMMVAPDSPMIGKTIEGAGLRHLPELYLIEIVRDRFIIPAVSPQEVLRANDQLVFVGAINSIVDLHRLKGLQPGTDEVFKLKTPRSQRSLIKAVVSNSCPLVGKTIREGKFRTRYNAVVVAAARNGERLQGKLGDIRLLAGDTLLLEANPAFISRQRVSQDFYLIDGIPDSEPLRHEKAPLAIAILVIMVVLAATGWMSMLKAAVLAAVIMLVTKCCSPVKAMQNIEWSVLLVIAAALSIGTALESTGAAGAIASTLIGFSGDNPWLALAIIYGITSFFTEIITNNAAAALVFPIALAVSKNLGVEFMPFAIAIMIGASASFATPIGYQTNLMVYGPGGYKFTDFMRVGIPLNILFWIVTVSITPLIYPF, from the coding sequence ATGGAAGCTAGAAGAAGTTTGGCGCGATCGCTTGCCCCCAGGAATAAAAAACAATGGTTGGTGTTAATGTTTTTAGGCATCGCTATAAGTATAGCGATCGCCGCAGTTCCTTATCTTGCCCAATCTTCTCTAGCTAAACTTGGCTGGCAGGGTTGGCTGACAATTGCAATCACCTTTAGTGTTTTTCTGCTCAATGCTATAACTTCCATTCCTCCAGAAATAGTTTTTCTTGGCGGTACGGCGGTTTTATTTACCACTGGTATTTTGGAAGAGGAAGCTGCTTTAGAAGGATTTAGTAACTCTGGAATGATTACAGTTGCAGTGCTGTATCTGGTAGTGACAGGTTTGCAGCAAACTGGCGGACTGACTTGGATTTCACAAACAATTTTGGGTCTTCCTAAAGGACAAAATAAAGCTTTACTGCGGCTAATGGCTCCTGTAATCGGCATGAGTGCATTTTTAAATAACACTCCAGTCGTAGCGATGTTTATTCCTGTAGTTAGCGACTGGTCGCGGAAATTAAAGATAAGTCCTTCCAAACTAATGATTCCCCTCAGTTATGCAGCAATTTTTGGGGGAATTTGTACTTTAATCGGTACCAGTACTAACTTAGTTGTAAACGGATTGATAATTTCTGCGGGTGGAGCTAGTCTTAAGCTATTCGATATTGCCTGGGTGGGATTGCCCTGTGCGCTTGCAGGAGCGAGCTTTTTATTTCTGACTCATCGCTGGCTATTACCCAACCGCCAACCTGCACTAGATTTAAATGATGATAGTTCGTCAGTTCAATACACCACTGAAATGATGGTTGCTCCCGATAGTCCTATGATTGGTAAAACTATCGAAGGGGCAGGTTTGCGCCATCTACCAGAACTATATTTAATTGAGATCGTTCGCGATCGCTTCATCATTCCTGCGGTAAGTCCGCAAGAAGTTTTAAGAGCTAACGACCAATTAGTATTTGTGGGAGCGATAAATTCAATTGTAGATTTGCATCGACTTAAAGGTTTGCAGCCTGGTACAGATGAAGTATTTAAACTCAAAACCCCTCGTTCCCAGAGAAGTCTAATCAAAGCCGTTGTTTCTAATAGCTGTCCCTTAGTTGGTAAAACTATACGCGAAGGCAAGTTTCGTACTCGCTACAATGCGGTTGTAGTTGCCGCAGCGCGTAACGGTGAAAGACTACAGGGTAAACTCGGTGATATTCGCTTGTTAGCTGGGGATACTTTATTACTAGAAGCCAATCCGGCATTTATTTCCCGACAGCGCGTTTCTCAAGATTTCTATTTAATTGACGGCATACCCGACTCCGAACCTTTACGTCACGAAAAAGCTCCTCTGGCGATCGCCATATTAGTTATTATGGTAGTTCTGGCGGCAACTGGCTGGATGAGTATGTTAAAAGCGGCGGTGTTAGCGGCAGTTATTATGCTAGTTACTAAATGCTGTTCTCCCGTCAAAGCCATGCAGAACATTGAATGGTCGGTATTACTGGTAATTGCGGCGGCTTTGAGTATTGGTACGGCATTAGAATCTACTGGTGCGGCAGGAGCGATCGCCTCAACCTTGATTGGCTTTTCTGGGGATAATCCCTGGCTGGCTCTGGCAATAATTTACGGCATTACTTCTTTCTTTACCGAAATAATTACCAATAACGCCGCCGCTGCTTTAGTGTTTCCCATTGCTTTAGCTGTTTCTAAAAACTTGGGAGTCGAATTTATGCCGTTTGCGATCGCCATAATGATTGGTGCCTCGGCGAGTTTTGCCACTCCTATCGGCTATCAAACTAATTTAATGGTTTATGGTCCTGGGGGATACAAGTTTACCGATTTCATGCGCGTCGGCATTCCGCTAAATATTTTATTTTGGATAGTGACGGTAAGTATAACGCCGCTGATCTATCCCTTTTAG
- a CDS encoding ABA4-like family protein: protein MTSTQLFTFANLFALPFWTLMILLPNWNVTKKVMQSYLLFVPLIGLYVYFLIVTIDGESAQAIANPQLPDIARFFSEETAAAAGWVHFIVMDLFVGRWIYWQGQEKSIWTIHSLILCLFAGPVGLLSHIITASFSKQNDVKLNSETTTDAATS from the coding sequence GTGACTTCTACCCAACTGTTTACTTTTGCCAATCTTTTTGCTCTGCCTTTTTGGACGTTAATGATTTTATTGCCAAACTGGAACGTTACTAAAAAGGTCATGCAGTCTTATTTACTATTCGTTCCTTTAATTGGCTTGTATGTTTACTTTTTAATAGTTACTATCGATGGCGAGTCGGCACAAGCTATAGCTAATCCCCAGCTGCCAGATATCGCTCGTTTTTTCTCGGAAGAAACTGCTGCCGCCGCAGGTTGGGTTCACTTTATCGTTATGGATTTATTCGTTGGACGCTGGATTTATTGGCAGGGACAAGAAAAAAGCATCTGGACGATTCACTCTTTGATACTATGTTTATTTGCAGGTCCTGTAGGACTGTTATCCCATATTATTACCGCTAGCTTCAGCAAACAAAATGATGTTAAGTTAAACTCTGAAACTACTACCGACGCGGCAACATCTTAG
- a CDS encoding YfbM family protein: MGIEVKYVRIDLENIARLTSHPFGLDIKDFDEYIAFSDDLVCSDYYLNIGKDWQAIHFLLTGEAARDRTNTSPPLSNVVLGGTETEYQTDYGKVRYLKPNEVKEVVEALEQITLNDLRSHFSPEAFNAARIYPNPQPGGWTIEELESLLTTYVLLVEFFKEAAKQNNFIFISPG, translated from the coding sequence ATGGGAATTGAAGTTAAATATGTACGTATCGATTTAGAAAATATCGCTCGATTAACATCTCATCCTTTTGGATTAGACATAAAAGATTTTGACGAATATATAGCTTTTTCTGACGACCTTGTTTGTAGTGACTACTATTTAAATATTGGTAAAGATTGGCAAGCAATCCATTTTCTTCTTACAGGAGAAGCAGCTAGGGATAGAACTAATACTTCACCACCTCTTAGCAATGTAGTTTTGGGCGGTACTGAAACCGAATATCAAACAGACTATGGAAAAGTTCGTTACTTAAAACCAAATGAAGTCAAAGAAGTCGTTGAAGCTCTAGAGCAAATTACACTCAATGATTTGCGATCGCATTTTTCACCCGAAGCTTTCAATGCTGCAAGAATTTATCCCAATCCTCAGCCTGGAGGTTGGACAATAGAAGAATTAGAATCTCTTTTGACTACATACGTTCTGTTGGTAGAGTTTTTCAAAGAAGCAGCAAAACAAAACAATTTTATATTTATTTCTCCAGGCTAA